The following proteins are co-located in the Manihot esculenta cultivar AM560-2 chromosome 7, M.esculenta_v8, whole genome shotgun sequence genome:
- the LOC110619764 gene encoding amino acid transporter AVT6C: protein MYNNTNVWKNVIGAGIFPLGMSPATGIDVPLLPEHKLTEKRGASVSGAVFNVSTTVIGAGIMSIPATLKVLGVIPAFVLIVVIAWLADISAEFLMNYTHSGDSTTYAGVMREAFGPVGSLAVQICVMITNLGCLIIYLIIIGDVLSGNVHEGSVHLGVLQEWFGIHWWNSRAFALLAIVIFVMLPLVSFRRLESLRFSSAIAVLLAVVFVGISSVLAISAFIEGKTNSPRLLPQLDNQVSFFDLFTAVPVIVTAFTFHFNVHPIGFELGKPSDMISAVRISLVICAAIYFSIGIFGYLLFGESIMADILVNFDRSSDTATGALLNDIVRLSYALHLMLVFPLLNFSLRANIDEFLFPNKPLLAKSTTRFVSLTLILLIFTYLLAIAIPNIWYFFQFVGSTSAVCLAFIFPGAIVLRDTHRISTTKDRIIAQIMIILAVVTSTVAISTNIYSMMRNKS from the exons ATGTACAACAATACAAACGTGTGGAAAAACGTAATTGGAGCCGGAATATTTCCTCTGGGAATGTCGCCGGCCACTGGTATAGATGTTCCGCTTCTTCCGGAGCACAAGCTGACAGAGAAGCGTGGAGCATCGGTGTCCGGAGCAGTGTTCAATGTGTCAACTACCGTAATAGGTGCAGGGATTATGTCCATACCTGCCACTCTTAAGGTGCTTGGTGTAATTCCTGCTTTTGTATTGATTGTTGTTATTGCATGGCTGGCTGACATTTCTGCGGAGTTCTTGATGAATTATACACATTCCGGCGACTCAACCACATATGCCGGCGTCATGAGGGAGGCCTTTGGGCCGGTCGGATCTTTGGCTGTGCAAATTTGTGTCATGATCACTAATCTTGGGTGCTTGATAATTTATTTGATCATTATTG GGGATGTCCTCTCAGGAAATGTTCATGAAGGGTCAGTTCACTTGGGGGTGTTGCAAGAATGGTTTGGCATTCACTGGTGGAATTCACGCGCTTTCGCACTCTTGGCCATTGTAATTTTTGTCATGCTTCCTCTAGTCTCCTTCAGGCGTTTAG AATCACTGAGGTTCAGCTCAGCTATAGCAGTTCTCCTGGCAGTAGTGTTTGTTGGGATTAGCTCAGTTTTGGCAATCTCTGCATTCATTGAAGGGAAAACAAACAGTCCCAGATTGCTGCCTCAACTTGACAATCAAGTTTCCTTCTTCGACCTTTTTACTGCTGTGCCAGTGATTGTGACAGCCTTCACCTTTCATTTCAATG TTCATCCTATTGGTTTTGAGCTTGGCAAACCTTCTGATATGATATCAGCAGTAAGGATTTCACTAGTAATCTGTGCTGCCATCTACTTCTCCATAGGCATTTTCGGGTACCTTTTGTTCGGGGAATCAATCATGGCAGATATACTAGTCAATTTCGACAGAAGTTCTGATACGGCAACTGGTGCATTACTGAATGACATTGTTAGATTAAGCTATGCCTTACACCTTATGCTGGTGTTTCCTCTCTTGAACTTCTCTTTAAGAGCAAACATTGATGAATTTCTTTTCCCAAACAAGCCTCTACTGGCAAAAAGCACTACCAGATTTGTGTCACTCACTCTGATCTTActaatcttcacttacctcttagcAATTGCCATTCCAAATATATGGTACTTCTTTCAGTTTGTGGGATCAACCTCTGCAGTGTGTCTTGCCTTTATTTTTCCAGGTGCTATTGTGCTAAG GGATACCCACAGGATATCTACAACAAAGGATAGGATCATAGCTCAAATAATGATAATTCTGGCTGTGGTAACGAGTACAGTTGCCATATCAACAAATATATATAGCATGATGAGAAACAAGTCTTAG